One segment of Ziziphus jujuba cultivar Dongzao chromosome 12, ASM3175591v1 DNA contains the following:
- the LOC107434086 gene encoding uncharacterized protein LOC107434086, translating to MGACVSTPEGCVGVRLSSSKKVLRKRRRGGLKRRVSSRLSKASSDKAVAAADRPFSADRSTFSNPTFQVGSNDDAWFDSVAVFESDCDEDYQSVQSDVLSLSGFEGVSASSNMSHRDANHGDCSVRNQHNSFVDQMHKPGDFSPRYSAHDSVNEVSQNSSCQVMNSDDNGSKPKCDGHSTGEANQPVFLDEISSSVDENSGKEEGILDNCGILPSTCLPCLASTVPSVEKRRSLSSSPPSARKKAALKLPFKWKEGHAIATLLSSKMLLQRPIAGSQVPFCPIEKKMLDSWSQIEPCTFKVRGVNYLRDKKKEFAPNYAAYYPIGVDVFLSPQKIDHIARFVKLPVINSHGKLPSILVVNVQIPLYPTTIFQGETDGEGMNFVLYFKLSDSYAKELPPHFQESIRKLIDDEVEKVKGFPVDSIAPFRERLKILGRVVNVEELHLSAAERKLMQAYNEKPVLSRPQHEFYLGENYFEIDLDMHRFSYISRKGFEAFLDRLKHCVLDVGLTIQGNKAEELPEQILCCIRLNGIDYMNYHQLGSTLEPL from the exons ATGGGGGCGTGTGTATCCACGCCCGAGGGATGCGTAGGGGTAAGATTGAGTTCGTCAAAGAAAGTCCTCCGGAAAAGAAGGAGAGGAGGTCTAAAGAGAAGAGTGTCATCTCGCTTGTCTAAAGCATCATCGGATAAAGCTGTTGCTGCTGCTGATAGACCTTTCTCTGCTGATCGCTCCACCTTCTCCAACCCCACTTTTCAAG TCGGAAGCAATGATGATGCCTGGTTTGATTCAGTTGCCGTATTTGAATCTGACTGTGATGAAGATTACCAAAGTGTTCAGTCAG ATGTGTTATCGCTTAGTGGCTTTGAAGGTGTATCAGCATCAAGTAACATGTCTCACAGAGATGCCAATCATGGAGACTGTAGTGTCAGAAACCAACACAACTCTTTTGTAGATCAGATGCATAAACCAGGGGATTTTTCACCACGATATTCTGCACATGACTCTGTCAATGAGGTATCTCAGAATTCAAGTTGTCAGGTCATGAATTCAGATGACAATGGTTCTAAACCTAAATGTGATGGACATTCAACGGGTGAAGCAAATCAACCTGTGTTCTTAGATGAAATCTCCTCCTCTGTCGATGAAAATAGTGGCAAggaggaaggaattctggataaTTGTGGGATTCTTCCGAGTACCTGTCTGCCTTGTCTTGCTTCTACTGTTCCTTCTGTTGAAAAGAGAAGATCATTAAGTTCTAGTCCACCAAGTGCAAGGAAAAAGGCTGCCTTAAAGCTTCCTTTCAAATGGAAAGAAGGACATGCTATTGCCACCCTAC TTTCCTCGAAGATGCTTCTGCAAAGGCCAATAGCTGGTTCCCAAGTACCTTTTTGCCctattgaaaagaaaatgctAGATAGTTGGTCACAGATTGAGCCATGTACATTTAAAGTTCGAGGTGTGAATTACCTTAG GGACAAGAAGAAAGAATTTGCTCCCAATTATGCTGCATATTATCCTATTGGTGTTGATGTATTCTTATCTCCGCAAAAAATAGATCATATAGCTCGCTTTGTGAAGCTCCCTGTTATTAATTCTCATGGGAAACTTCCTTCTATCCTTGTTGTAAATGTACag ATTCCATTGTATCCCACCACAATTTTTCAGGGCGAAACTGATGGTGAAGGCATGAATTTTGTTTTGTACTTCAAGCTTTCTGACAGCTATGCCAAGGAACTTCCTCCTCATTTTCAAGAAAGTATCAGG AAGTTAATTGATGATGAAGTTGAAAAGGTCAAAGGTTTTCCTGTGGATTCTATTGCCCCCTTTAGGGAAAGACTGAAAATATTGGGACGTGTCGTAAATGTGGAAGAACTTCATTTGAGTGCAGCAGAGCGGAAGCTTATGCAGGCGTACAATGAAAAACCTGTTCTTTCACGTCCTCAACATGAGTTCTACTTG GGGGAAAATTACTTTGAGATTGATCTGGATATGCATAGATTCAGTTACATCTCTAGGAAAGGATTCGAAGCATTCTTAGACAGACTAAAGCACTGCGTCTTGGATGTTGGCCTTACAATTCAG GGGAACAAAGCTGAAGAATTGCCAGAGCAGATCTTATGTTGTATACGGTTAAATGGAATTGACTACATGAATTACCACCAATTAGGGTCGACTCTAGAACCCCTCTGA